A single region of the Elizabethkingia sp. JS20170427COW genome encodes:
- a CDS encoding TolC family protein produces MKKIVLIVFLWSTSINAQKIWTLQDCIDYAVQNNITVKKTSLDKTTAEINYQQQKNNKLPSVSGTTSVGVTNGSSIDPITSSFVNQTIFSNSFGVSSSVTLYQGNKLNLQIDKNKMLVEQSDLYKKQAENSIVLNVLEAYLQALYYHEGIMTAEVTANSTKEELKLTQTKYKNGAIAKLELTNVETQNTQNQYNVVNAKSLYDQQVLKLKQLLELDPSVDFEIEKVDLSDALALIPDKQSVFEKAKENLPDIKIYDVENQILAKDLDIAKAGYKPSVSLNAGLNTGYSNTMDYSYWKQIKSNFNKSLGLSVSIPIISKKQNDTNVKLAEIQIEQNQLNKTSAEKTLYANIETAWQQANSNLAQQEASKVARDNAKLAYELAQKKYEFGGLTTTELAVSRNTYLTNEQNYLQTKYMAVLYSQLLNYYQGKAFTTN; encoded by the coding sequence ATGAAAAAAATAGTATTAATCGTGTTTTTATGGAGTACTTCTATAAACGCACAAAAAATATGGACATTGCAGGATTGTATAGATTATGCTGTACAAAATAACATTACGGTAAAAAAGACAAGTTTGGATAAAACTACTGCCGAAATCAACTATCAACAGCAAAAAAACAATAAACTTCCTAGTGTATCGGGTACAACATCGGTTGGAGTAACCAATGGTTCCAGCATCGATCCTATTACCAGTAGCTTTGTTAACCAAACCATTTTTTCTAATAGTTTCGGGGTAAGCAGTAGTGTTACTTTATACCAAGGGAATAAACTCAACCTTCAGATTGATAAAAATAAAATGCTGGTAGAGCAATCAGACTTGTATAAAAAACAAGCCGAAAACAGTATTGTTCTCAATGTATTGGAAGCCTACCTCCAAGCGCTTTATTATCACGAAGGAATAATGACTGCAGAAGTTACTGCAAATTCAACCAAGGAAGAATTAAAACTTACGCAGACCAAATATAAAAATGGTGCTATTGCAAAATTAGAATTGACCAATGTAGAAACTCAAAACACTCAGAACCAATACAATGTTGTTAATGCTAAAAGTTTGTACGATCAACAAGTTTTGAAATTAAAACAACTTTTAGAGCTAGATCCTAGCGTCGATTTTGAAATAGAAAAAGTGGATCTTTCTGATGCTTTGGCTCTAATCCCAGATAAACAGTCTGTTTTTGAAAAAGCAAAAGAAAATCTTCCAGATATTAAAATCTACGATGTAGAAAACCAAATTTTAGCCAAAGATCTTGATATTGCTAAGGCAGGATATAAACCAAGTGTATCACTTAATGCAGGTCTCAATACAGGCTACAGTAACACTATGGATTACAGCTATTGGAAACAAATAAAAAGCAACTTCAATAAGTCATTAGGGCTTTCGGTAAGTATTCCGATTATTTCTAAAAAACAAAACGATACCAATGTAAAATTGGCTGAAATCCAAATCGAACAAAACCAACTCAATAAAACCAGTGCAGAAAAAACGCTATATGCCAATATAGAAACCGCATGGCAACAGGCAAATTCTAATCTGGCTCAGCAAGAAGCATCTAAAGTAGCAAGAGACAATGCAAAGTTAGCTTATGAATTAGCTCAGAAAAAATACGAGTTCGGAGGATTAACCACTACAGAACTTGCTGTAAGCAGAAATACTTACCTAACCAACGAACAGAATTATCTACAAACCAAATACATGGCAGTTCTCTACAGCCAATTGCTAAATTATTATC
- the rocD gene encoding ornithine--oxo-acid transaminase, with protein sequence MSSTLIHSSEYFIDLEHHHGAHNYHPLPVVLSKGEGVYVWDVEGKRYYDFLSAYSAVNQGHSHPKIVQAMIDQAQVLSLTSRAFYNNKLGLYEEKITQLLGFDKVLPMNSGAEAVETAVKLARKWSYEVKGIHENSAKIIVCENNFHGRTTTIVSFSNDPDANQNYGPFTPGFIKIPYNNLEALEEVLKTDAQNIAAFLAEPIQGEAGVYVPDEGYLKGASELCKKYNVLFIADEVQTGIARTGKMIACHHEGVQPDILVLGKALSGGMYPVSAVLANNEIMNVIKPGQHGSTFGGNPLACAVSMAALDVIIDEKLADNAERLGKIFRAEIEKLIAETTLITKVRGKGLLNAILINDTPESDTAWNICLKLRDNGLLAKPTHGNIIRFAPPLVMTEEQLMDCVAIIRKTILEF encoded by the coding sequence ATGTCAAGTACACTAATACATTCATCAGAATATTTTATCGACTTAGAGCATCATCATGGTGCACATAATTATCATCCGCTACCAGTGGTTTTGTCCAAAGGTGAAGGCGTATATGTTTGGGATGTAGAAGGAAAACGTTATTACGATTTTCTATCTGCTTATTCTGCAGTTAACCAAGGGCATTCTCACCCTAAAATTGTTCAGGCAATGATAGACCAAGCTCAGGTGTTGAGTTTAACTTCCAGAGCTTTTTATAATAACAAATTAGGGCTTTACGAAGAGAAGATTACACAGCTTTTAGGTTTTGATAAAGTTTTACCAATGAATTCTGGTGCAGAAGCCGTAGAAACAGCTGTAAAATTGGCCAGAAAATGGAGTTATGAAGTAAAAGGTATCCATGAGAATTCGGCGAAAATCATTGTTTGCGAAAACAATTTCCATGGGAGAACAACCACTATCGTTTCTTTCTCTAATGATCCGGATGCTAATCAAAACTACGGACCATTTACTCCAGGATTTATTAAGATTCCGTATAATAATTTAGAAGCTTTAGAAGAAGTATTGAAAACCGATGCTCAAAACATCGCTGCTTTCCTGGCAGAGCCAATCCAAGGGGAAGCCGGTGTTTATGTTCCTGATGAAGGGTATTTGAAAGGCGCTTCGGAATTGTGTAAAAAATACAATGTACTTTTCATTGCCGATGAGGTACAGACCGGGATTGCTCGTACCGGAAAAATGATTGCTTGTCATCATGAAGGCGTACAACCGGATATTTTGGTTTTAGGAAAAGCACTTTCTGGAGGAATGTATCCTGTGTCTGCAGTTTTAGCAAACAACGAAATCATGAACGTGATTAAGCCAGGGCAACACGGTTCTACATTTGGAGGAAACCCATTGGCTTGTGCCGTATCTATGGCTGCTTTGGATGTGATTATCGATGAAAAATTAGCCGACAATGCCGAAAGATTAGGAAAAATCTTCAGAGCAGAAATTGAAAAACTAATTGCAGAAACGACTTTGATTACTAAAGTTAGAGGAAAAGGCTTACTGAACGCTATTCTTATCAACGATACTCCGGAAAGTGATACCGCTTGGAATATTTGTCTGAAACTTCGTGATAATGGACTTTTAGCAAAACCAACTCATGGAAATATCATCCGTTTTGCACCACCATTGGTGATGACCGAAGAGCAATTGATGGATTGTGTAGCGATTATCAGAAAAACGATTTTAGAATTTTAG
- a CDS encoding glycosyltransferase family 2 protein, translating to MGISLAIITYNEAENLKRLLAQVSPIVDEIVIVDSFSIDNTREIALQFPKVKFSEYVFEGYGLQKNRALEQCTQDWVLFLDADEVPDARLLTSIQEILKQGDTEYSVYQCTFNNFIGNKQIKYGGWGNVKRERLFKRLSAKYTDDKVHEKLMSQGKIGELKGKLNHYTYKSIQHHVAKMNQYSEMMAEEKYRKGKKANLIKVIFSPVFEFVKTYFFRLGFLDGIYGLYIARTMANYTFLKYMKLYEKHQIGS from the coding sequence ATGGGGATTTCATTAGCCATCATTACCTATAATGAAGCCGAAAATCTTAAGCGGTTACTTGCACAAGTTTCACCTATTGTAGATGAAATTGTTATTGTGGACAGTTTTTCTATTGATAATACGAGAGAGATAGCATTACAATTTCCTAAAGTTAAATTTAGTGAGTATGTCTTTGAAGGTTATGGCTTGCAGAAGAATAGGGCATTGGAACAATGTACTCAAGATTGGGTGCTCTTTCTAGATGCTGATGAAGTTCCAGATGCCCGACTTTTGACCTCAATCCAGGAAATACTAAAACAAGGTGATACAGAGTATTCAGTATATCAGTGTACTTTTAATAATTTTATTGGAAATAAGCAAATTAAATATGGAGGCTGGGGAAATGTGAAAAGGGAAAGGCTTTTTAAAAGGTTGTCTGCAAAATATACAGATGATAAAGTTCATGAAAAATTGATGTCACAAGGTAAAATAGGAGAATTGAAAGGAAAATTAAATCATTATACCTATAAGAGCATACAGCATCATGTAGCTAAAATGAATCAGTATTCCGAAATGATGGCCGAGGAAAAATATAGAAAGGGGAAAAAGGCAAACCTTATTAAAGTGATCTTCAGTCCTGTTTTTGAGTTTGTGAAAACTTATTTTTTTAGATTAGGATTTTTAGATGGTATTTATGGCTTATATATTGCTAGGACAATGGCAAATTATACTTTTTTGAAGTATATGAAACTTTATGAAAAACACCAAATCGGATCATGA
- a CDS encoding polysaccharide deacetylase family protein, whose product MYHQIEEESNGDLCVSRKNLEDQLKYLSERKWETLFFKDLNNHHKEKKVIITFDDGYKNNEEYLPPLLKKYNLKATIFIPTRFIEEGYEDYRMMTFAEIKNLDSQRIEIGLHSHSHCNFKEQTLAFLEEDLKKNMEVLEANNITYTKALAYPYGKFPRKKEDKQTFFNMLDRLGITYAVRIGNKINKTPLKSRYELCRVDVKGNDSLLKFKLKLIFGKLKLF is encoded by the coding sequence ATGTATCATCAAATTGAGGAAGAGAGTAATGGAGATTTATGTGTGAGTAGGAAAAATTTAGAAGACCAATTAAAATACCTCTCAGAGCGGAAGTGGGAAACTTTGTTTTTTAAAGATTTAAACAATCATCATAAGGAAAAAAAAGTGATTATTACTTTTGATGATGGGTATAAGAATAATGAAGAATATCTCCCGCCTTTGTTAAAAAAGTATAATCTAAAAGCAACCATTTTTATTCCCACACGTTTTATAGAAGAAGGATATGAAGATTATAGGATGATGACGTTCGCTGAAATTAAAAACCTAGATTCGCAACGAATTGAAATAGGCTTACATAGCCATTCCCATTGCAATTTTAAGGAACAAACGCTAGCGTTTTTAGAGGAAGATTTAAAGAAAAACATGGAGGTTTTGGAAGCAAACAATATAACCTATACAAAAGCATTAGCCTATCCGTATGGGAAGTTTCCAAGAAAAAAGGAGGATAAACAGACCTTTTTCAATATGCTAGATAGGTTAGGAATAACCTATGCTGTAAGAATTGGAAATAAGATTAATAAAACCCCTCTGAAATCACGTTATGAACTTTGTAGGGTAGATGTTAAGGGTAATGATAGTTTATTGAAATTTAAATTAAAACTAATCTTCGGGAAGTTAAAACTTTTTTAG
- a CDS encoding glycosyltransferase, with protein MSLKKKIKKYILKKKKLKELNTQEVVNYPRYQTSSKTICFLSAGIPTHDKDSGSNRLKEIILSFKKLGYNCILAVENVFEDNPYVQFYKDLGVIVYVENHQYSFKEFLRSIPKIDYFWLNGANTLELYSSLTKEFKKLGSKTIYDMVDLHFLRYQRAIKLEPFRISLKKDFRKYYRLETKIAPKCEYIICISDKEKELMSQFTSEDKLLVISNIHESKIELEDRLPFSERKDIFFIGSIHEPNIDAVRYLYEEIMPLVWKQSPEIKVNIVGNVNEKLDETLYSKFKFIGYQKYIQSYFQNSVMMVAPLRFGAGVKGKIGQALEYHLPVVTTDIGSEGMFLTHGENVLVANTAKDFATEILKLYHDEALWNYISQNAKEALQPFSIQKIMTTLQKF; from the coding sequence ATGAGTCTTAAAAAAAAAATTAAGAAATATATATTAAAGAAGAAAAAGTTGAAGGAATTAAATACTCAAGAGGTAGTTAATTATCCTAGATATCAAACTTCTTCCAAAACTATTTGTTTTCTATCTGCAGGTATTCCTACACATGATAAGGATTCAGGCTCTAACCGATTGAAAGAAATTATCCTAAGCTTTAAAAAACTAGGCTATAATTGCATTTTGGCAGTAGAAAATGTTTTTGAAGACAACCCTTATGTTCAGTTTTATAAAGATTTGGGAGTTATTGTTTATGTAGAAAACCATCAGTATTCGTTTAAAGAATTTTTAAGATCTATTCCTAAGATAGATTACTTTTGGCTAAATGGGGCTAATACTTTAGAGCTTTATTCTAGTCTAACCAAAGAATTTAAAAAGTTAGGAAGCAAGACCATTTACGACATGGTAGATTTGCATTTTCTACGATATCAAAGGGCAATAAAACTTGAGCCTTTCAGGATTTCCTTAAAAAAAGATTTTCGAAAATATTATAGATTAGAGACCAAAATAGCTCCTAAATGCGAATACATTATTTGTATTTCGGATAAAGAAAAAGAGTTGATGTCTCAATTTACATCAGAAGATAAACTTTTGGTAATTTCTAATATTCATGAATCTAAAATAGAATTAGAAGACAGATTACCTTTTTCTGAAAGAAAAGATATTTTTTTCATAGGCTCTATCCATGAACCCAATATAGATGCAGTTCGGTATCTTTATGAAGAGATTATGCCTTTGGTTTGGAAACAAAGTCCAGAAATAAAAGTGAACATTGTAGGGAATGTAAATGAGAAGTTGGATGAAACCCTCTATTCTAAATTTAAATTTATAGGTTATCAAAAATATATTCAATCTTATTTTCAAAATTCCGTTATGATGGTCGCCCCACTACGTTTTGGAGCGGGGGTAAAAGGAAAAATTGGGCAAGCGTTAGAATATCACCTTCCTGTGGTTACTACTGATATTGGGAGTGAAGGGATGTTTCTTACTCATGGTGAGAATGTGCTGGTAGCCAATACAGCAAAGGATTTTGCTACCGAAATATTAAAGCTTTATCATGATGAAGCTTTATGGAATTATATTTCTCAAAACGCTAAAGAAGCTCTACAACCTTTTTCTATTCAAAAAATAATGACAACTTTGCAAAAATTTTAA
- a CDS encoding glycosyltransferase, with the protein MLGLKVNYHGFFDGNFGIAEATRLNELALLQNHIEVNRISYQSESYLRTSDIFPDEDEVKINIFHININTVNAFFEKNNQLKLQGRYNILYWAWEFPEVPEQALKVLNFFDELWVPSDFCVNIFTQYTGIPVLKFPHPIQKVSFQEIFDRGGYKRVFLTIFDSFSTTIRKNPHLTIEAFLKVFGEDKEAVLIVKTHNLDRSKDTQKVLSPYMNLPNVKIINEDFSKEKLHGLIQASDVLISLHGSEGFGLTMAEAMAYGKVVVGTGYSGNLEFMNVNNSFLVRYNFIQTHNTKGLIAEGLTLAQPDVDHACEQLQYIKSHFGKLSLIQENAQNDVGKHLSLSTIGTSFKNRISYISSHLINQNSQIKESADQLFYITEIESLKNRIQYLERTLYNKVRKKINTFFLGLRNKK; encoded by the coding sequence ATGCTTGGATTAAAAGTTAATTACCACGGTTTTTTTGATGGAAATTTTGGTATTGCAGAAGCAACAAGACTTAATGAGTTAGCTCTTCTTCAAAATCATATTGAAGTAAATAGAATCTCGTATCAATCGGAATCGTATCTCAGAACTTCTGATATTTTTCCTGATGAGGATGAGGTTAAGATTAATATTTTCCATATTAATATCAACACGGTAAATGCTTTTTTTGAAAAAAACAATCAACTAAAATTACAAGGTAGATACAATATTTTATATTGGGCTTGGGAATTTCCAGAAGTTCCTGAACAGGCTTTAAAAGTTCTTAATTTTTTTGATGAGCTCTGGGTTCCTAGTGATTTCTGTGTAAATATATTTACTCAATATACAGGGATTCCTGTGCTGAAATTTCCTCATCCTATACAAAAGGTTTCTTTCCAAGAAATTTTTGATAGAGGAGGGTATAAAAGGGTATTTCTAACGATTTTTGATTCCTTTAGTACCACGATAAGAAAAAATCCACATCTAACTATAGAGGCTTTTCTAAAAGTATTTGGTGAAGATAAAGAAGCGGTATTGATTGTAAAAACCCATAATTTAGACAGAAGTAAAGATACCCAAAAGGTGTTGAGCCCTTATATGAATCTGCCAAATGTAAAAATTATTAATGAAGATTTTTCTAAAGAAAAACTACATGGGCTGATACAAGCTTCAGATGTTTTAATTTCTTTGCACGGGTCAGAAGGTTTTGGTCTTACCATGGCAGAAGCTATGGCATATGGTAAAGTGGTAGTAGGAACGGGGTATTCTGGGAATTTGGAGTTTATGAATGTTAATAATAGCTTTTTAGTACGCTATAATTTTATCCAAACTCACAATACCAAAGGTCTTATTGCAGAGGGATTAACCCTAGCACAACCAGATGTAGATCATGCTTGTGAGCAGCTTCAATATATTAAAAGCCATTTTGGTAAACTATCATTAATTCAAGAGAATGCCCAAAATGATGTGGGCAAACACTTGTCTTTATCAACTATAGGAACTTCGTTCAAGAACAGGATATCTTATATTTCTTCCCATCTTATCAATCAAAATTCGCAAATTAAAGAATCTGCAGACCAATTGTTCTATATTACCGAAATTGAGAGCTTAAAGAATAGAATTCAATATCTTGAACGCACCCTTTATAATAAGGTTAGAAAAAAGATAAATACCTTTTTTTTAGGTTTACGAAATAAAAAATAA
- a CDS encoding glycosyltransferase family 1 protein — translation MKVIYELSIIGDSYIDPAEKNKTGIYRVAYEILKHLYKRDIDFFYSNHGSVFSICTDHDINNFLTEEHYSIPSAIGRERFRFLPFRKEKLFKYIYKQFGITDYKRIIKKDKLSQIDLYHSIFYPTHPILKKYPNIKKVITIHDLIPLLFPDINSNGDILKAIIQDIETDGFAICVSENTKKDFLKHTKNMSEDRVFVSPIAASKDLFYPCTNTEKLSYVQQKYKLPQKYFLGLSTLEPRKNIIHVIRCFVNMIKENNITDLSLVLVGSKGWQYDEIFQEYENLADLKDKIIFTGRIPDEDLASIYSHALAFYYLSIYEGFGLPPLEAMQCGVPVVVSNTSSLPEVIGDAGVLLDPKDDISLCATMKELYENPELRAELRQKSIQRATLFSWEKTADQHVEIYKKIMNYKK, via the coding sequence ATGAAGGTAATCTATGAGCTAAGCATTATTGGCGATTCATACATCGATCCTGCAGAAAAGAATAAAACAGGAATATACAGAGTTGCATATGAAATACTAAAACATCTTTACAAAAGAGATATTGATTTTTTTTACAGCAATCACGGGTCTGTATTTAGTATCTGTACCGATCATGACATCAATAACTTTTTAACAGAAGAGCACTATTCCATTCCATCAGCTATTGGAAGAGAAAGATTTCGTTTTCTTCCTTTTAGAAAAGAAAAACTCTTCAAATATATTTATAAGCAATTTGGGATTACCGATTATAAAAGGATTATTAAAAAGGATAAACTTTCACAAATAGACCTTTACCACTCCATATTCTACCCTACTCATCCTATTTTAAAAAAATACCCAAACATAAAGAAGGTCATCACCATTCATGATCTTATTCCTTTATTATTTCCAGACATTAATTCTAACGGCGATATTCTAAAGGCCATTATTCAAGATATAGAAACAGATGGATTTGCTATTTGTGTTTCTGAAAACACTAAAAAAGACTTCTTAAAACATACCAAAAACATGAGTGAAGATCGGGTTTTTGTAAGTCCAATTGCAGCTTCCAAAGATCTTTTTTATCCATGCACAAATACTGAAAAACTCTCTTATGTACAACAAAAATACAAACTCCCTCAAAAATATTTCTTAGGGTTGAGTACATTAGAACCTCGAAAAAACATTATCCATGTTATTCGATGTTTTGTGAACATGATCAAGGAAAACAACATTACAGATTTGAGCCTGGTATTGGTAGGTTCAAAAGGCTGGCAATATGATGAAATCTTCCAAGAATACGAAAACCTAGCTGACTTAAAGGATAAAATTATCTTTACTGGAAGAATTCCCGATGAAGATTTAGCAAGTATCTACTCTCATGCCTTAGCTTTTTATTACCTTTCTATTTATGAAGGTTTTGGTCTCCCGCCTTTAGAAGCTATGCAATGTGGTGTACCTGTGGTAGTTTCCAATACATCGTCGTTGCCTGAAGTAATAGGTGACGCAGGAGTGTTATTAGACCCAAAAGATGATATCTCCCTTTGTGCAACTATGAAAGAGCTATATGAAAACCCTGAACTGAGAGCTGAATTACGCCAAAAAAGTATCCAAAGAGCAACCTTATTTTCTTGGGAAAAAACAGCCGATCAACATGTAGAGATTTATAAAAAAATTATGAATTATAAAAAATAA
- the gltX gene encoding glutamate--tRNA ligase, with product MEKVRVRFAPSPTGPLHLGGARTALYDYLFAKHNGGDFVLRIEDTDTQRFVPGAEDYIMESLEWIGMIPDESPKHGGPYGPYRQSERRDIYDRYTEQILKTDFAYMAFDTAEELDAIRAEYEARGEVFAYNYETRQRLRNSIALSQEEVQKLLDEKVPYVIRFKMPFDRVINLEDIIRGKFSVNTNTLDDKVLVKNDGMPTYHFANIIDDHEMKITHVIRGEEWLPSMALHILLYEAMGWQAPEFAHLSLILKPEGKGKLSKRDGDKFGFPVFPLNFTDPATGNVSRGYREDGYLPEAFINMVALLGWSPANDREILSMEEMIQEFDLHKVHKAGARFSVEKAKWFNQQYLQKLSNEEILPEFQKILAENHISIPENQALSIIGVMKERATFIKDIYQEGLFFFQKPETYNEKASKKAWGETTGELMTELIAKLETAHFTPEDIKHTLHELAEEKGLGMGKVMMPLRLALVGELKGPDVPDLICILGKEECISRLNLAISKFSS from the coding sequence ATGGAAAAAGTAAGGGTAAGATTTGCACCAAGTCCAACAGGGCCGTTGCATTTAGGAGGAGCTAGAACAGCTCTGTATGATTATCTTTTTGCCAAACACAATGGCGGAGATTTTGTTCTAAGAATTGAAGATACCGATACCCAAAGATTTGTTCCTGGTGCTGAAGATTATATTATGGAATCTTTAGAGTGGATTGGGATGATCCCCGATGAGAGTCCTAAACATGGAGGTCCTTACGGCCCTTATCGCCAGTCTGAACGTAGAGATATTTATGACCGATATACTGAGCAAATTTTAAAAACAGACTTTGCTTATATGGCGTTTGATACTGCAGAGGAGCTAGATGCCATTCGTGCAGAATATGAAGCGAGAGGTGAAGTGTTTGCTTATAATTACGAAACTCGCCAAAGATTAAGAAACAGTATAGCTCTTTCTCAAGAAGAGGTTCAGAAACTTTTGGATGAAAAAGTACCTTACGTTATTCGTTTCAAAATGCCTTTTGATAGAGTCATTAATCTAGAAGATATTATTCGTGGGAAATTCAGTGTTAACACCAATACATTAGATGATAAAGTTCTAGTGAAAAATGATGGAATGCCTACTTATCATTTCGCGAATATTATTGACGACCACGAAATGAAAATTACCCATGTTATCCGTGGGGAAGAGTGGCTACCTTCTATGGCTTTACACATTTTATTATATGAAGCTATGGGATGGCAAGCTCCAGAATTTGCCCACCTTTCGTTAATTTTAAAACCAGAAGGAAAAGGTAAGTTAAGTAAGAGAGATGGTGATAAGTTCGGATTCCCTGTGTTTCCACTTAACTTTACCGATCCAGCAACAGGTAACGTATCTAGGGGATATCGTGAAGATGGATACCTTCCTGAAGCGTTTATCAATATGGTAGCTTTATTAGGTTGGAGTCCTGCTAATGATAGAGAAATCTTGAGCATGGAGGAGATGATTCAAGAATTCGACTTGCATAAAGTTCATAAAGCTGGAGCTAGATTTAGTGTTGAAAAAGCAAAATGGTTTAACCAACAATATTTGCAAAAATTATCTAATGAAGAAATTCTTCCTGAGTTTCAGAAAATATTAGCAGAAAACCATATTTCAATCCCAGAGAATCAGGCATTATCTATCATAGGGGTGATGAAAGAAAGGGCTACTTTTATTAAAGATATTTATCAAGAAGGGTTGTTTTTCTTCCAAAAGCCAGAAACTTATAATGAAAAAGCCAGTAAAAAAGCTTGGGGAGAAACAACAGGCGAATTAATGACCGAACTAATTGCTAAGCTAGAGACCGCTCATTTTACTCCTGAAGATATCAAACATACACTTCATGAATTGGCTGAAGAAAAAGGTCTAGGAATGGGGAAAGTAATGATGCCTTTAAGATTAGCTTTAGTCGGAGAATTAAAAGGTCCAGATGTTCCAGATTTAATCTGTATTTTAGGTAAAGAAGAATGCATTTCTAGATTAAATCTTGCAATCTCTAAATTCTCATCATAG
- a CDS encoding acetyl-CoA carboxylase carboxyltransferase subunit alpha, translated as MEYLEFEKPVEELMLQYDKCSIVGEESGIDMKLACSQLEDKIIETKKNIYGNLTPWQKVQLSRHPNRPYALDFIHGMVDKGSFMELHGDRNFADDPAMVGGIGTINGQSVMLIGTQKGRTTKERQHRRFGMSNPEGYRKALRLMKLAEKFNIPVVTLVDTPGAYPGLEAEERGQGEAIARNIYEMCRLTVPIITIIIGEGASGGALGIGVGNKVFMMENSWYSVISPENCSAILWRSWEHKELAAQTMKLTAPDMLKEKLIDAIIEEPLGGAHYDPQTTFENTKKVILSSLKSLKKFNGQELVQLRQDKFIQMGKFKG; from the coding sequence ATGGAATACTTAGAATTTGAAAAGCCAGTAGAAGAGTTGATGTTACAATACGACAAATGCTCTATTGTTGGTGAAGAAAGTGGGATAGATATGAAATTGGCTTGTAGTCAGTTGGAAGATAAAATTATCGAAACCAAAAAAAATATATACGGAAATCTTACTCCTTGGCAAAAGGTACAACTTTCAAGACACCCTAACAGACCTTATGCATTAGATTTTATCCATGGTATGGTAGATAAAGGCAGCTTTATGGAACTACATGGAGATAGAAATTTTGCAGATGATCCAGCAATGGTAGGAGGGATTGGTACTATCAACGGGCAAAGCGTTATGTTGATAGGCACCCAAAAAGGTAGAACTACCAAAGAAAGACAACACCGTCGTTTCGGGATGTCCAATCCTGAAGGTTACCGTAAGGCTTTAAGATTGATGAAGCTTGCAGAGAAATTTAATATTCCTGTAGTAACTCTTGTAGATACCCCAGGGGCCTATCCAGGTTTAGAAGCTGAAGAGCGTGGACAAGGAGAAGCTATCGCAAGAAATATCTATGAAATGTGCCGTTTAACAGTTCCTATTATCACCATTATTATTGGGGAAGGAGCAAGTGGAGGAGCTCTAGGTATTGGAGTAGGAAATAAAGTATTTATGATGGAGAATAGCTGGTATTCGGTAATCTCTCCTGAAAACTGCTCCGCTATCCTTTGGAGAAGTTGGGAACATAAAGAATTAGCTGCTCAAACCATGAAGCTTACAGCTCCTGATATGCTGAAAGAAAAATTGATCGATGCGATTATTGAAGAACCTCTAGGAGGAGCTCATTACGATCCTCAAACTACTTTCGAGAATACTAAAAAAGTAATTTTAAGTAGCTTGAAATCTTTAAAGAAGTTTAATGGACAGGAGCTTGTTCAACTAAGACAAGATAAATTTATTCAAATGGGTAAATTCAAAGGATAA